One genomic window of Salvia miltiorrhiza cultivar Shanhuang (shh) chromosome 4, IMPLAD_Smil_shh, whole genome shotgun sequence includes the following:
- the LOC131023477 gene encoding uncharacterized protein LOC131023477, with protein MLAGAQAWDVGLLNTIFSSNDIRDIISIPLPSHPTPDSLIWHYFKNGLYSVKSAYKLASSLTIDETFKVEGHWNKLWKVDVPPKVRNFLWRAARHNLPTKENFLSRGVSVGGEYATYRARFENPWHIFFACPFAEECWLAISLPPLRPSQIAVTLLLLRCSGLLRSKMRIARQLCIQAGSILCGVDAAFFREDDAMGLGLVIRNHAGDFMIGKSIKVAGVRSVDEGELMGIKEALSWIKEQGLVHGIVESDSKRAIDVIRSRARNLSEIGIIANSCREELITLPGFIIRHVKRDRNVIAHHFARAARDIDSHHVWNEPPAFVVGHLHRPCSCD; from the exons ATGCTTGCCGGGGCCCAGGCTTGGGACGTTGGTCTTCTGAATACTATCTTCAGCAGCAACGACATTCGTGATATCATTAGTATCCCGCTGCCCTCTCACCCAACTCCGGACTCTTTGATTTGGCACTACTTCAAAAATGGCCTTTACTCGGTTAAGTCAGCATACAAATTGGCTAGCTCGCTCACCATCGATGAAACTTTTAAAGTCGAGGGTCACTGGAACAAGCTTTGGAAGGTTGACGTCCCTCCGAAGGTTCGTAACTTTCTTTGGCGCGCTGCTCGTCACAACCTTCCCACGAAAGAGAACTTCCTCTCCAGAGGCGTCTCGGTGGGTGGAGAGTACGCTACTTATAGGGCGAGGTTTGAGAATCCATGGCACATCTTCTTTGCTTGCCCGTTTGCCGAGGAGTGTTGGCTAGCAATCTCTCTTCCACCATTGAGGCCATCACAAATAGCAGTGACTCTTTTACTGCTGCGTTGTTCCGGATTGTTGAGGTCAAAGATGAGGATAGCAAGGCAACTATGT ATTCAAGCAGGTTCGATTCTTTGTGGAGTTGATGCGGCCTTCTTCAGAGAGGATGATGCCATGGGGCTGGGGTTGGTTATTCGCAACCACGCAGGTGACTTTATGATTGGGAAATCTATTAAAGTGGCTGGTGTTCGCAGCGTGGATGAGGGAGAGCTAATGGGCATCAAGGAGGCTCTCTCTTGGATCAAAGAACAGGGCCTTGTGCACGGCATTGTGGAGAGTGACAGCAAGCGAGCCATTGACGTTATAAGATCGAGGGCAAGAAACCTATCGGAGATCGGGATCATTGCAAACTCTTGCCGCGAAGAACTCATAACGCTCCCTGGTTTTATTATTCGCCATGTTAAACGTGACCGTAATGTTATCGCGCATCATTTTGCGAGAGCTGCGAGAGATATTGATTCacatcatgtttggaatgaacctccGGCCTTTGTGGTGGGTCATCTTCATCGTCCATGTTCATGTGATTAA
- the LOC131021854 gene encoding MADS-box protein SVP — translation MAREKIQIRKIDNATARQVTFSKRRRGLFKKAEELSVLCDADVALIIFSSTGKLFEYASSSMKEILERHKLHAKNLDKLEQPSLELQLVEDSNHSRLSQEIAERSHQLRRMRGEELQGLSIEELQQLEKSLEAGLSRVIEKKGEKIMKEISLLQDKGKQLMEENERLRQQVVNISSDGQRNTVAAESDNIVYDEGQSSESVNACNSIGPPQDYDSSDTSLKLGLPYSG, via the exons ATGGCCAGAGAGAAAATTCAGATCAGGAAAATCGACAACGCCACCGCGCGCCAAGTCACCTTCTCCAAGAGGAGAAGAGGACTCTTCAAGAAAGCTGAAGAACTCTCAGTTCTTTGCGATGCTGACGTTGCCCTCATCATCTTCTCCTCCACTGGCAAACTCTTTGAATATGCCAGCTCCAg TATGAAGGAAATACTTGAACGACATAAATTGCACGCAAAGAACCTTGATAAGTTGGAGCAACCATCACTTGAGCTGCAG CTGGTTGAGGATAGCAACCACTCCAGATTAAGCCAGGAAATCGCTGAGAGGAGCCATCAACTGAG GCGAATGAGAGGGGAGGAGCTTCAAGGATTAAGCATCGAGGAGCTGCAGCAGCTAGAGAAGTCCCTCGAGGCCGGATTGAGCCGCGTTATAGAGAAGAAGGGGGAGAAAATCATGAAAGAGATCAGTCTACTTCAAGACAAG GGGAAGCAGCTGATGGAGGAGAATGAACGGCTAAGACAACAG GTGGTTAACATATCGTCGGATGGTCAGAGGAACACGGTGGCAGCTGAATCAGACAACATAGTCTACGACGAAGGGCAGTCCTCGGAATCTGTCAATGCGTGTAACTCCATTGGTCCTCCTCAAGATTACGACAGCTCGGATACGTCTCTCAAGCTGGG GCTGCCATACTCTGGGTAA